The Polaribacter sp. Q13 sequence TTGTTGGTGGTTAAACTGTATAACTTGCCGGTATTTGTGCCGTTTGGCAGGATGAATTTTTCATCAAAAGGAGTGTATATTTTGGTGATAAAATCTGGTAGGCGAAAATATTCTACCGTAATTTCTGTATATTTTTTTGAGTTGATACTTAAAATAGCATTACTAAAATCGATTGTAAATTCTGAAGTAGGAATTTCTTTAGAAAAAGCATCTAAGACTTTAAATTTCTCTGGATTTAAAGCTACAGAATCTAATTGAACGGTATCTTTTTCAATCAAATATTTCTGTATTCTAAAATCTTTAGATACAGTTTGAGATTGGATTGAGAATCCAATAAAAAGTAAAAAGAAAAAGAGAATTCTTTGAATCATAAAAAACTATACGTTTTAAACGTAAAAATATGTTTTTTAATGTTTGAATAATAAAATTAGAACAGCGATTGCTGTTTTACTGGGTTTTCGTGCGCCAATAACCATTTTTTACGCCAAATTCCGCCTGCATAACCCGTTAAAGAACCATCCGAACCAATAACTCTATGACACGGAATAATAATCCAAATTGGGTTTTTGCCATTTGCAGAAGCAACCGCTCTTATCGCTTTTACATCTCCTAAAGCTTTGCTTTGTTCTAAATAGGTTCTTGTTTTATTAAAAGGAATGTTTAATAATTCGTCCCATACTTTTTTCTGAAAATCGGTTCCTTGAGGATTTAATTTTAAATCGAAATTACTTCTTTCTCCAGAAAAGTATTGCTCTAATTGAGCGACACATTCTTGTAAATATTCAGGGATTTCAGAATTTGTCACTTCGAGTCTTTCGTCTTCGCTCAAGATAAACTCAGACAAGGGATCATCATCTAAAACCGAAACAGATTGAATTCCGTTTTCGTCTCCTACAATTTTTGCGGTACCTAATGGTGTTTTGTAGTATGTGGTTTGTGGTTCTAACATTTAAATCCCAAAAACATCTTTAGAATTCTGGGTTGTAATTGCTGCAATTTCATCAAAAGGAAGACCATAAATATCTACTAATTTATCTACTACGTTGGTTAAATAAGCACTTTCATTTCTTTTTCCTCTATATGGAGTTGGTGCTAAATAAGGCGCATCGGTCTCTAAAACAATGTGTTTTATGTCAATTTCATTTAAAAACTTATCAATCTTACCATTTTTAAAAGTAGCAACTCCACCAATTCCTAATTTCATATTGTAAGAGATAGCTTGTTTTGCTTGTTCTAAGGTTCCTGTAAAACAATGAAAAATCCCTCTTAAATCATCATTTTTTTCAGATTCTAAGACTTCAAAAACTTCATCAAAAGCATTTCTACAGTGAATGTTAATCGGCATTTTTCTTTCTTTTGCCCATTGTATTTGTGTTCTAAAAGCGTCTTGTTGTTGTGTTAAAAAAGTTGTATCCCAATATAAATCCATGCCAATTTCTCCAATGGCGTAAAAATCTTTTTTATCGATCCAATCTTTAACCAATGCCAATTCTTCTAAATAGTTTTCTTTTACAGAAGTAGGATGTAAGCCCATCATTAAAAAAACATCATTTGGATAATTTTTTTCTAATTGTAACATCTTTTCTGTGTACGTAGAATCTATGGCAGGAATAAAAAAACGAGTAACGCCTGCGTCTTTAGCGCGTTGCATCATTTCTGCTTGATCTTCTTTAAACTGACTAGAGTATAAATGGGTATGCGTATCTGTAATCATTTAGTGTAAATTTTCAATTGCAAAATTACTAAATATTCTTAGTGAAAAGAGCTATTGTTTAGCGTTTTATAAAACGTACCTTTGCAGAAAAATATTAAGAATGACTTTTCAAGATTTAGGAATCTCTAATCAATTACAATATGCTGTTGACGATTTAGGCTTTGTAAGCCCGACGCCAATACAAGAACAAGCATTTTCTGTGGTTAGATCAGGGAAAGATGTTGTGGGAATTGCGCAAACAGGAACCGGAAAAACCTTTGCGTACATGTTGCCTATTTTGCAAGATTTAAAGTTTTCTAAACAACAACACCCAAGAGTTTTGGTGTTAGTACCAACGCGTGAGCTAGTTTTACAGGTGGTTGAACAGATAGAACAATTATCTAAATATATTAATACGCGTGTTTTAGGCGTGTATGGTGGTACAAACATCAACACCCAAAAACAAGCTATTTTACAAGGGCAAGACATTATTGTGGCGACTCCTGGTCGTTTATATGACTTGGCGTTGAGCAATGCTTTAAAGCTAAAATCTATTCAGAAATTAGTAATTGATGAAGTAGATGTGATGTTAGATTTAGGGTTCCGTTTTCAGTTGATGAATATCTTTGACGTGATCCCAGAAAGAAGACAAAATGTATTGTTTTCTGCGACGATGACGGAGGATGTAGATGCGTTAATTTACGATTTCTTTAAAAATCCAGAGAAAATATCTGTTGCCGTAAGTGGAACGCCACTAGATAATATTGAGCAAGTTTCTTATAATATTCCTAACTTTTTTACCAAAGTTAATTTGTTACACGAGCTTTTATCCGATAAAGAAACCTATAATAAAGTATTAATTTTTGTTGGTTTTAAAAGAACAGCAGATTTGTTATTTAAGCACTTACAAGAAGCGTTTAATGATGAAATGTGTTTAATACACTCTAATAAAACTCAGAATTACAGAATTCGTTCTATAAAACAGTTTGATGAAGGTAAAAACCGAATTTTACTAGCTACAGATGTAATGGCGCGTGGTTTAGATTTTGATAATGTTTCTCATGTTATCAATTTTGATACACCAGAATTTCCGGAAAACTATATGCACAGAATTGGTAGAACAGGTCGTGCAGAAAGAGCAGGGAAAACCATTCTTTTTTCTACGCCAAAAGAGCAAGAAACAAAGAAAAGTATAGAGGAGTTAATGAATTATGAAATTCCGGTTTTAGACTTACCAGAAGATGTTGAAATTTCTAAATTATTAACAGAAGATGAACGTCCGAAAGAAGATCAAGGGATTTCTAAGAACAGAACTTCTTTAGAGTATGTTCCAGGACCTGCGTTTCATGAAAAGAGCGAGAAAAATAGTCAAGTAAATTTAGGTGGTTCTTACAGACGAGAAATTGCTGCAAAATATAAGAAGCCTAAAACTAGAGGAGATAAAAACTACAACAAGCATAACAAGAAAAAGAAAAAATAATGCAGATTTTAACAGCACAAGAATTGCATAATTTGGCAATGAACATTGTTGGTAAGAAGCTTACAAAAATGGGGTATGAATTTCAGGCTATAAACA is a genomic window containing:
- a CDS encoding methylated-DNA--[protein]-cysteine S-methyltransferase, coding for MLEPQTTYYKTPLGTAKIVGDENGIQSVSVLDDDPLSEFILSEDERLEVTNSEIPEYLQECVAQLEQYFSGERSNFDLKLNPQGTDFQKKVWDELLNIPFNKTRTYLEQSKALGDVKAIRAVASANGKNPIWIIIPCHRVIGSDGSLTGYAGGIWRKKWLLAHENPVKQQSLF
- a CDS encoding TatD family hydrolase — encoded protein: MITDTHTHLYSSQFKEDQAEMMQRAKDAGVTRFFIPAIDSTYTEKMLQLEKNYPNDVFLMMGLHPTSVKENYLEELALVKDWIDKKDFYAIGEIGMDLYWDTTFLTQQQDAFRTQIQWAKERKMPINIHCRNAFDEVFEVLESEKNDDLRGIFHCFTGTLEQAKQAISYNMKLGIGGVATFKNGKIDKFLNEIDIKHIVLETDAPYLAPTPYRGKRNESAYLTNVVDKLVDIYGLPFDEIAAITTQNSKDVFGI
- a CDS encoding DEAD/DEAH box helicase; this encodes MTFQDLGISNQLQYAVDDLGFVSPTPIQEQAFSVVRSGKDVVGIAQTGTGKTFAYMLPILQDLKFSKQQHPRVLVLVPTRELVLQVVEQIEQLSKYINTRVLGVYGGTNINTQKQAILQGQDIIVATPGRLYDLALSNALKLKSIQKLVIDEVDVMLDLGFRFQLMNIFDVIPERRQNVLFSATMTEDVDALIYDFFKNPEKISVAVSGTPLDNIEQVSYNIPNFFTKVNLLHELLSDKETYNKVLIFVGFKRTADLLFKHLQEAFNDEMCLIHSNKTQNYRIRSIKQFDEGKNRILLATDVMARGLDFDNVSHVINFDTPEFPENYMHRIGRTGRAERAGKTILFSTPKEQETKKSIEELMNYEIPVLDLPEDVEISKLLTEDERPKEDQGISKNRTSLEYVPGPAFHEKSEKNSQVNLGGSYRREIAAKYKKPKTRGDKNYNKHNKKKKK